In Flavobacterium luteolum, the DNA window GACGTTATCGAGCAGATTGCAATTGACAGAGCTAAAGAATTATTTGGAGCTGAATATGCAAACGTACAGCCTCACTCAGGTTCTCAGGCAAATACATCTGTTTACCATGCTTGTTTAAATCCAGGTGATACTATTTTAGGTTTCGATTTATCTCATGGAGGTCACTTAACTCACGGTTCTCCTGTAAATTTCTCTGGACGTTTATACCGTCCGGTATTCTACGGTGTAGATGCTGAAACTGGTCGTTTAGATTATGATAAAATTCAAGAAATTGCAACTAAAGAACAGCCAAAATTAATTATCGCTGGAGCTTCGGCTTATTCTCGTGATATGGATTTTGCTCGTTTCAGACAAATTGCTGACAGCGTAGGAGCAATCTTGTTTGCTGATATTTCTCACCCAGCAGGTCTTATTGCAAAAGGATTAATGAATGATCCAATTCCTCATTGCCACATTGTTTCTACAACAACTCACAAAACATTGAGAGGACCACGTGGAGGTTTGATTTTAATGGGTAAAGATTTCCCAAATCCACAAGGATTAACAACTCCAAAAGGAGAAATCAGAATGATGTCTTCATTATTAGACTTAGCTGTTTTCCCAGGAAATCAAGGTGGACCTTTAATGCATATTATCGCTGCTAAAGCAGTTGCTTTTGGTGAAGCATTAAAAGATGATTTCTTTACTTATGCAATGCAATTAAAAAAGAATGCAAATGCAATGGCTGATGCTTTCGTAAAAAGAGGTTATAACATTATCTCTGGCGGAACAGACAACCACATGATGCTTATTGATTTAAGAAACAAAGGCATTTCTGGTAAAGAAGCTGAAAACGCATTAGTAAAAGCTGAAATTACTGTAAATAAAAACATGGTTCCTTTTGACGATAAATCTCCATTTATCACTTCTGGAATTCGTGTTGGAACAGCTGCAATCACAACTCGTGGTTTAGTTGAAAAAGATATGGAAACTATTGTTGAGCTTATTGATAAAGTTTTATCTAATCATACAGATGAAGCCGTTATCGAAGAAGTTGCTGAACAAGTAAATGATATGATGAGCGAAAAACCGATTTTCGCATATTAAAAATTAGTCAAAAGTCATAAAGTCGAAGGTCGAAAGTCTAAAAATGGAAAGTGAATTTCTATCTTTAGTTTTTGATCTTCGATTTTTCTTTTAAAGTTTTCAAATGACTTTATGACTTTCGACTTTCAAACTTTAAGACTTAAAAAAAATGGGCGTATTAAGATTACAATTGCCAACCGACCCAAGATGGGTAAATATTGTTGAGAAAAACATTGAAGAAATCTTAACAGATCACGCTTGGTGCGAACAAAAAGCGGCAACAAATGCGATTACGATTATCACAAACAATTCTGAGCATCAAGATTTAGTGAAAGATTTATTGGCTTTAGCCAAAGAAGAAATAGATCATTTTGAACAGGTTCATAATATCATCATTAAACGCGGATTAAAACTAGGACGTGAGCGCAAAGATGATTACGTAAACGAACTATACCAATACATGAAAAGAAGCGGCGACGGAAGCCGTGTTTCTGGACTTGTAGAACGATTATTGTTTTCTGCAATGATTGAAGCACGAAGCTGTGAACGTTTTAAAGTGCTTTCTGAAAATATTAAAGATGAAGAATTAGCGCTTTTCTACAGAGAATTAATGGAAAGTGAAGCAGGACATTACACTACTTTCATCACATACGCACGTAAATACGGAACAGGAATCGATGTTGAAAAACGTTGGAGAGAATGGCTCGCTTTCGAAGAATCAATCATTACCAATTACGGAAAAGGAGAGACGATTCACGGGTAGTTTTTTGATTTGTTTACTTTGTTTCAGGTTTCAAGTTTCAAGTCTGTCACGTTGAGCGATCCCGATAGTTATCGGGAGAAACGCGTTCCTAATTAGAAACTTTGTGAGTCTCTGTGAAATAAAAACATTCAAATTAGCACTTTCGCAAAAGTGAATTGATAATTGTTCAAAAGTTCGAGTTTTTGTTAATCTAAAATCTAAAGTCTACAATCTAAAATTCCTTACATTTGAGAGTAACCAAAATCTCGAACTATGAGAATAGAAATGGACCTCAAATTGGGTTTTAAAGACGTAATGTTTAGACCTAAAAGATCAACGTTGAAAAGTAGATCTGAAGTTTCCTTAGAACAAAATTTCAAATTTTTGCATAGTACTGCAAATTGGACAGGAATTCCGATTATGGCCGCCAATATGGATACTGTTGGAACTTTTGAAATCGCAAAGGTTTTGGCACAAGAAAAACTTTTTACGGCCATTCATAAACACTACACTTTAGAAGAGTGGAATAACTTTCTAAAAAATGTAACTCCAGATTTCTACAATTATATTGCCGTAAGCACCGGAACAGGAAAAGAAGATTTTGAGAAAATAGGAGCAATAATTACTGCAAATCCGTTATTGAAATTTATTTGTATTGATGTTGCAAACGGCTATTCAGAACATTTTGTTCAGTTTTTAAAGAAAACCCGTAAACAATATCCAGACAAAATAATTATCGCTGGAAATGTGGTTACTGGGGAAATGACTGAAGAACTGCTTTTGGCAGGAGCAGACATTGTAAAAGTCGGAATCGGACCAGGTTCTGTTTGTACAACTCGTGTGAAAACTGGCGTAGGTTATCCGCAGTTATCAGCCATTATTGAATGTGCCGATGCAGCGCACGGTTTAGGGGGGCATATTATAAGCGATGGCGGCTGTTCAACTCCGGGCGATGTTGCTAAAGCTTTTGGTGCAGGAGCCGACTTTGTAATGTTGGGAGGAATGCTCGCAGGACACACAGAAAGCGGCGGTGAACTAATAGAAGTCAAAGGAGAAAAATTCAAACAATTTTACGGAATGAGTTCAAAAACAGCAATGGATAAACATTCCGGCGGTGTTGCAGAATACAGAGCAAGCGAAGGGAAAACAGTTCAAGTTCCGTTTAAGGGTGACGTCATTCACACTGTTTTAGATATATTAGGCGGAATAAGAAGTACATGCACTTATGTTGGAGCTTCAAGATTGAAAGAATTGACTAAACGAACAACTTTCATCCGCGTAAGCGAACAGGAAAATCAGGTTTTTACTAAATAAAAATATATTTCAAAATACATTATGATTAGCATTTCGGAAGCAGGGTTAGGTGATATTTCTACAATTCAGAAAATTACAAACATTACTTGGCCTATTACGTACGGTGAAATTTTATCTAAATCACAATTAGATTATATGTTATGTTTGTTTTATTCTGATGAGGCTTTGGCAAAACAAATTGAGAATAAAGAACAATTATTCTATCTTATTTTAGATTCTGAATCTACAATTGGCTTTATAGGAATTGAGCATCATTATAAAAATGAAGCTATAACCAAAATTCATAAAATCTACCTTTTGCCAGAAACTCAAGGAAAAGGGTATGGGAAAAAAGTATTTGATTTTATAGAAAGACTGGCTTTAGAAAACAATTCAAAACAATTATCATTGAATGTAAATCGATTTAATACAGCATTAGATTTTTATAAAAAAATAGGTTTCCAAATTAAAGAAACCGTTGATATAGAAATTGGAAATGGGTATTTAATGGAGGATTATGTGATGGGAAAAGCAATCTCAAAGTAATTTTTTAGCATTTTTGTCATTTCGACGAAGGAGAAATCTTCGCAAGCAGCTCCGCAACGAGAATCCAATCTTTGTAGAGTTTCTCGCGAAGATTTCTCCTTCGTCGAAATGACAAACTTTGAGGGTTTTAAGTATAAATTATTGGACTCTTTATTGTTTAACTCACAATCACATCATGCGTAAATAATAATCCTTTCACTTCCTTCAAAGAAAAAATAGCTTTCTTTAATTTAGTTTTAGAAGGATCAATAGTATAATTGTAACTCGTTTTAAAATCAGCTTTGTTAGCGATGGCTTTGTTGAATTCAGAACGATATAAGTCACAATTATCGAAAATTGCGCTGGTTAAATCTGCAGCCATAAAATCTACAGCGATTAAACTGCAATTGGTAAACGGAGTTCCTTTCAGTTTTAAAGTATAAAACTTAGAAAAATCGAGAATGCAATCATTAAAATGAACTTCAAAAATTAGTTTGTCGCACATAGCGAAATTCACTTCTTTAATTTCGCATCGATTAAAAGTAACGGTTCGTAATGCCACATAATTAATTTTTGCTTCGCTGAAAATACAGTCATTAAAAATACAATCAATGAAAGTAACGGCTAAAAACGTGCACGCAGAAAAGTTACAATTGTTAAAAACGCAAGATTCAAAGTCTTTAAAATTAAGATCATCTTTGGCGTAAACAATTGTATTGTATTCTTTATCAAGAAAATATTCGCTTTCTTTTTTCAACCCTTTTCTATAATTATTTGAAGGTGAAAAGGTAATAATTTACCATAGAATAATGGGAACAAATTATAAATGATTTTGATTTCATTCACATTTTTAATCGGTAAAATGCTGTAGCTTTACACTTATTTTTTTAAGTCAAAACATATCAATTTTATTATATGGAACCAACAAGAAAGGAACATGATTTTTTAGGAGAATTAGAAATTCCGAATCATTTATACTACGGAATCCAGACTTTTAGAGCTGTAGAAAATTTCAATATTACAGGAATTCCGATTTCAAAAGAACCTTTATTTATCAAAGCTTTAGGATATGTAAAAAAAGCTGCTGCTCTAGCCAATAAAGACTGCGGCGCAATTGATTCTAAAATTGCTGAAGCAATCTGTTACGGAAGTGATCAGGTCATCGCGGGCAAATTTGATCAGGAATTTGTGAGCGATTTAATTCAGGGTGGAGCAGGAACTTCTGTAAACATGAATGCGAACGAAGTCATTGCTAATATTGGTTTGGAATATTTAGGTCATAAAAAAGGCGAATACAATTTTCTTCATCCAAACAATCATGTAAATTGTTCTCAATCGACAAATGATGCATATCCATCGGCTTTTAGAATTGCTTTGTATTTGAAAATGGAAAGTTTTATTAAAACTTTAGCAGGTTTAGAAGTTGCTTTCGCCAAAAAAGGAGAGGAGTTTAAAGAAGTCCTAAAAATGGGAAGAACGCAATTACAAGATGCGGTGCCGATGACTTTAGGGCAGGAATTTAATGCTTACGCCACAACAATTGGAGAAGATATTCAGCGTTTAAAAAATGCTCAGGAATTGCTCTTAGAAATCAATATGGGAGCAACAGCCATTGGAACAAAAGTAAATGCTCCAGAAGGTTATCCAGAAATCTGCGTAAAATATCTGGCAGATGAGGTGGGAATTCCGTTAACACTTTCACCAGATTTAATTGAGGCAACGGTTGATACAGGCGCTTACGTTCAGATTATGGGAACTTTAAAACGTTCTGCGGTTAAGATTTCTAAAATCTGCAATGATTTACGATTATTAAGTTCAGGGCCAAGAACAGGTTTTAATGAAATCAATCTTCCAGCGCGTCAGCCAGGTTCTTCTATTATGCCAGGGAAAGTAAATCCGGTAATTCCAGAAGTGGTAAATCAGACTTGTTTTTATGTAATCGGTCAGGATTTAACGGTGACAATGGCGGCAGAAGCGGGACAATTGCAATTAAATGTAATGGAACCTGTAATTGCTTTTGCCATGTTTACTTCGTTGGATTATCTTTCAAATGCTATTCAGACTTTAATCGATAAATGTATTAACGGAATTACAGCAAATGTGGACCATTGCTATAATATGATAATGAACAGCATTGGAATTGTAACGCAATTGAACCCAATTTTAGGTTACGAAGAAAGTGCAAGTATTGCTGGAGAAGCTTTAAAAACGGGTAAAAGTGTGCATCAAATTGCAGTTTTGGAAAGAAAGCTGATTACACAAGAAAAATGGGACGAAATTTATTCTCTCGAGAATCTGATTCACCCAAAATTTATTACCAAGTAATATTTGAGATGATATTTCCAAGCCGTCAAATTTATTTTTGACGGCTTTTTTTGTTAAAATATTTTTGAATTAATTAGTTTTAGTTCGTAAGATGTTGAAAATAAGACTTATATTTACAGTAGGATTGAGCTTTTATCTCTAAAACTAAACTTTGTAAATGGTAATTTTTTTTAAAAATAATGCCGATAAGTACAAGTCTAAAATCTTAGGATTATTGCTTCTTATTTCTTTTAATTCATTTTCTCAAGAGGAACTCAGCAATCCAAATATTTGTCCTCCCAAAACAATATTCGATATTTTTAAAAAAGATGATGATGCGCTAGTCGTTAAACCTACAAAAAACAATTTCTTTTTATTAATTCCAGCAATAGGTTCTCAGCCTGCAACTGGTTTCTTTTTTGGAGCCGTTGCCCAATATACTTTTAAAGGAAAAGAAGAAAAAGACAAATATTCGATTGCTAATATCGGAATTACTTACACGCTTAAAAATCAGTGGTTAGTTAATGTGAAAAACAATATTCTGCTCAAGAATAATAAAATCTTTCTGAGTGGCGATTACCGATTATATCTGTTTTCGCAACCCAATTATGGATTAGGAACCGATATAATTCCGCCAAGGCGTGACCGTCCGCCTGGATTTAGTGTCGATTCGCTAGCTCAGGATATGGATTATAATTACTTCAAGTTCCATCAGACAGTTTCTTTTGAAGTTAAGGAAAATTATTATGTTGGAGGAGGAATTAATATCGATTGGTATTCAAGCATTGATGACAAAGAACTAGATATTGATAAAGGAAATTATACTTATCATTACAATTACAGTCAAAAATATGGTTTTGATCATAATGAATATTTCTTGAATGGAGTGAGTCTAAATTTGGTTCACGATTCACGAGATAATCAGGTAAATGCATCAAAAGGTTGGTTTGCTAATATAAATTATAGATTTAATCCGGTACTGTTTAATAATCAGGAATATAGTAATGTTCTGTTTGCAGAATACCGTCATTTTATTCCTGTTTCGCATAAGAATCCCCGTTATATTTTGGCAATTTGGACTTATGGACAGTTTGTGACAAGAGGAAAAGTTCCGTACTTAAACCTGCCGGCAATTGGCTGGGATCAGCGTAGCAGAAGCGGAGAAGGGTATACGCAGGGATTGTTCAGAGGAAATGGGTTGGTTTATTTATCGACAGAATTTCGATTTCCTATTACCTGCAACCAATTGCTAAGCGGTACTGTTTTTACCAATTTTGTAACAACGAGTAATTCTGATAATGATCTTAAATTGTTCAAATCCATTCAGCCCGCAGCAGGTATTGGTTTAAGGCTTTTAATAGATAAAGCATCCAAAACCAATCTGATTTTCGATTATGCTTGGGGTAATAATTCTAAAGGATTTTATCTGAATGCTGGAGAAACTTTTTAATTTTAAAAATTTAAGTGTAAAATAATAGTAAAAAGCAGGCTATCGAGTCTGCTTTTTTTATTGTTCACAATAAAATCATAATTTGTAAAGTTGTTTAAAATTATTTTAAATAGTATTCTTATTTTTGTTGTATATACAAACTTCTTAATATGAAATTACTGATAGTCGAAGACGAGCCAAATCTATTATCGATATTACGAAAAGGTTTTGCAGAAAATAATAATGAAGTAAGCGTTGCTATGGATGGTCAAACTGCCATGGAAATGATTCATAATTATACTTTCGATGTGGTAATTTTAGATGTTATGCTTCCTGATGTTAACGGAATCGAAATCTGCAGAAGACTTCGAGCAGCAAAAAACTTTGTGCCCATTTTACTTTTAACGGCTCTTGGAACTTCAGAAAACATTGTAACTGGTCTTAATTCTGGTGCGGATGATTATCTGGTAAAGCCTTTTAAATTTGGTGAATTAGACGCCAGAGTAAATGCTTTATACAGAAGATCACAGCAGGAAACAGAAAAAATAGACACCATCACAATTGCTGATTTAGAAATAAATGGACGCGCCAAAACTGTCAAAAGAGATGGCGAGAATATTGTATTAACTGCCAAAGAATTTAAACTGCTATACTATTTAGCTAAAAATACGGGGCGCATTGTTTCGCGCGATCAAATTTTGGACAATGTTTGGGATATTAATTTTGATATGAATACCAATGTTGTCGATGTGTATATTACGTACTTAAGAAGAAAGATAGATAAGCCTTTTTCAACCAAACTGATTCATACCATGAAAGGTTTAGGTTATGTAATTAAGCCATAATATGGATATTAGAAAAAAAATCACTTTCAATTATGTTGCCCTTTCTACCTTTAGCACTTCGCTATTGTGTATTATCGTATTTTTTCTTTTTAGAGAAAACAATCGATATCACTTTTTAAAGCGATTAGACGATAGAGCAAAAATTGTCGCTTCAATTCATTTTCAAAAAGACCCAGAGAAAATTAAATATTATAAAAATCTTCAAAAAAATGGTCTTGAGGAATTAATTGAAGAAGAAGAATATGTATTAAAAATAAATAGCCATAATAGTTTTGATTATAATACTAATCTCAATCTTCCAAATACCTTTTATACCAATATCTTAAGAACGGGAAAAGATTCTTATGAAAGAGATAATAAATATTATTTAGGACAGATTTTTCAAGAAAACAATCAGAAATATATTGTGATTGTTGGTGCGAGAGACCGTAAAGGTAGAGATACAACCGTTTATATTGTCAAAATTATGCTTTTTGGCGGAATCGGATTTGTAATTCTTGCTTTTCTTTTAGGGCGATTCCTAGCCAAACGTGTTATTAATCCTGTAGCAAGAATTACTAAAGAAGTAAAAAGAATTAGTGCTTCTAATTTGCACAATCGTCTTCCCGAAGTTAAAAATTCTGATGAAATTTCAGATTTGACCAATACGTTCAATAATATGTTGGATCGATTGGAAACTTCTTTTGAAATTCAAGCTAACTTTATTAATAATGCTTCTCACGAGTTAAAAACGCCAATTACAACCATTATTGCCGAATCTGAGATTATGTTGCTAAAAGAGAGAGAAAAGCATGAATATGTAGAATCTTTGCAAAATATTTATAGCCAGGCTTCAAGATTAGGGAATTTGACAGAAAGTCTTCTTAAATTAACGCAGACAGGATATGACGGACAAAAACAAGTTTCAGATATTGCCCGAATGGACGAATTGTTGTTGGATGTAAAATCAGATTTAGATAAAA includes these proteins:
- the glyA gene encoding serine hydroxymethyltransferase, with amino-acid sequence MQRDEQIFDLIQEEKERQIHGLELIASENFVSDEVMAAAGSVLTNKYAEGYPGKRYYGGCEVVDVIEQIAIDRAKELFGAEYANVQPHSGSQANTSVYHACLNPGDTILGFDLSHGGHLTHGSPVNFSGRLYRPVFYGVDAETGRLDYDKIQEIATKEQPKLIIAGASAYSRDMDFARFRQIADSVGAILFADISHPAGLIAKGLMNDPIPHCHIVSTTTHKTLRGPRGGLILMGKDFPNPQGLTTPKGEIRMMSSLLDLAVFPGNQGGPLMHIIAAKAVAFGEALKDDFFTYAMQLKKNANAMADAFVKRGYNIISGGTDNHMMLIDLRNKGISGKEAENALVKAEITVNKNMVPFDDKSPFITSGIRVGTAAITTRGLVEKDMETIVELIDKVLSNHTDEAVIEEVAEQVNDMMSEKPIFAY
- a CDS encoding tRNA-(ms[2]io[6]A)-hydroxylase, translating into MGVLRLQLPTDPRWVNIVEKNIEEILTDHAWCEQKAATNAITIITNNSEHQDLVKDLLALAKEEIDHFEQVHNIIIKRGLKLGRERKDDYVNELYQYMKRSGDGSRVSGLVERLLFSAMIEARSCERFKVLSENIKDEELALFYRELMESEAGHYTTFITYARKYGTGIDVEKRWREWLAFEESIITNYGKGETIHG
- a CDS encoding GMP reductase, yielding MRIEMDLKLGFKDVMFRPKRSTLKSRSEVSLEQNFKFLHSTANWTGIPIMAANMDTVGTFEIAKVLAQEKLFTAIHKHYTLEEWNNFLKNVTPDFYNYIAVSTGTGKEDFEKIGAIITANPLLKFICIDVANGYSEHFVQFLKKTRKQYPDKIIIAGNVVTGEMTEELLLAGADIVKVGIGPGSVCTTRVKTGVGYPQLSAIIECADAAHGLGGHIISDGGCSTPGDVAKAFGAGADFVMLGGMLAGHTESGGELIEVKGEKFKQFYGMSSKTAMDKHSGGVAEYRASEGKTVQVPFKGDVIHTVLDILGGIRSTCTYVGASRLKELTKRTTFIRVSEQENQVFTK
- a CDS encoding GNAT family N-acetyltransferase, with protein sequence MISISEAGLGDISTIQKITNITWPITYGEILSKSQLDYMLCLFYSDEALAKQIENKEQLFYLILDSESTIGFIGIEHHYKNEAITKIHKIYLLPETQGKGYGKKVFDFIERLALENNSKQLSLNVNRFNTALDFYKKIGFQIKETVDIEIGNGYLMEDYVMGKAISK
- a CDS encoding pentapeptide repeat-containing protein, translated to MKKESEYFLDKEYNTIVYAKDDLNFKDFESCVFNNCNFSACTFLAVTFIDCIFNDCIFSEAKINYVALRTVTFNRCEIKEVNFAMCDKLIFEVHFNDCILDFSKFYTLKLKGTPFTNCSLIAVDFMAADLTSAIFDNCDLYRSEFNKAIANKADFKTSYNYTIDPSKTKLKKAIFSLKEVKGLLFTHDVIVS
- the aspA gene encoding aspartate ammonia-lyase, giving the protein MEPTRKEHDFLGELEIPNHLYYGIQTFRAVENFNITGIPISKEPLFIKALGYVKKAAALANKDCGAIDSKIAEAICYGSDQVIAGKFDQEFVSDLIQGGAGTSVNMNANEVIANIGLEYLGHKKGEYNFLHPNNHVNCSQSTNDAYPSAFRIALYLKMESFIKTLAGLEVAFAKKGEEFKEVLKMGRTQLQDAVPMTLGQEFNAYATTIGEDIQRLKNAQELLLEINMGATAIGTKVNAPEGYPEICVKYLADEVGIPLTLSPDLIEATVDTGAYVQIMGTLKRSAVKISKICNDLRLLSSGPRTGFNEINLPARQPGSSIMPGKVNPVIPEVVNQTCFYVIGQDLTVTMAAEAGQLQLNVMEPVIAFAMFTSLDYLSNAIQTLIDKCINGITANVDHCYNMIMNSIGIVTQLNPILGYEESASIAGEALKTGKSVHQIAVLERKLITQEKWDEIYSLENLIHPKFITK
- a CDS encoding BamA/TamA family outer membrane protein; protein product: MVIFFKNNADKYKSKILGLLLLISFNSFSQEELSNPNICPPKTIFDIFKKDDDALVVKPTKNNFFLLIPAIGSQPATGFFFGAVAQYTFKGKEEKDKYSIANIGITYTLKNQWLVNVKNNILLKNNKIFLSGDYRLYLFSQPNYGLGTDIIPPRRDRPPGFSVDSLAQDMDYNYFKFHQTVSFEVKENYYVGGGINIDWYSSIDDKELDIDKGNYTYHYNYSQKYGFDHNEYFLNGVSLNLVHDSRDNQVNASKGWFANINYRFNPVLFNNQEYSNVLFAEYRHFIPVSHKNPRYILAIWTYGQFVTRGKVPYLNLPAIGWDQRSRSGEGYTQGLFRGNGLVYLSTEFRFPITCNQLLSGTVFTNFVTTSNSDNDLKLFKSIQPAAGIGLRLLIDKASKTNLIFDYAWGNNSKGFYLNAGETF
- a CDS encoding response regulator transcription factor; its protein translation is MKLLIVEDEPNLLSILRKGFAENNNEVSVAMDGQTAMEMIHNYTFDVVILDVMLPDVNGIEICRRLRAAKNFVPILLLTALGTSENIVTGLNSGADDYLVKPFKFGELDARVNALYRRSQQETEKIDTITIADLEINGRAKTVKRDGENIVLTAKEFKLLYYLAKNTGRIVSRDQILDNVWDINFDMNTNVVDVYITYLRRKIDKPFSTKLIHTMKGLGYVIKP
- a CDS encoding HAMP domain-containing sensor histidine kinase → MDIRKKITFNYVALSTFSTSLLCIIVFFLFRENNRYHFLKRLDDRAKIVASIHFQKDPEKIKYYKNLQKNGLEELIEEEEYVLKINSHNSFDYNTNLNLPNTFYTNILRTGKDSYERDNKYYLGQIFQENNQKYIVIVGARDRKGRDTTVYIVKIMLFGGIGFVILAFLLGRFLAKRVINPVARITKEVKRISASNLHNRLPEVKNSDEISDLTNTFNNMLDRLETSFEIQANFINNASHELKTPITTIIAESEIMLLKEREKHEYVESLQNIYSQASRLGNLTESLLKLTQTGYDGQKQVSDIARMDELLLDVKSDLDKIYPDNRVSIKLNFAPEDSNLLLLPCNKPLLELAINNIITNGVKYSDNNEVFVNLTANKEMIKITINDIGIGIPPEDIPHLYEPFFRGKIAAKYIGYGLGLPLASKIIRMHDGELQVQSEQNKGTIVTIIFKKGNIKKSNV